Proteins found in one Halococcus agarilyticus genomic segment:
- a CDS encoding fumarylacetoacetate hydrolase family protein, with the protein MRYYRVATDRGTKLVARDDEKAYDLTGARDGLRELRDLAQVADVVDTDVDGVTERLTADAPLLDAESVAERAILPAIPGEVWAAGVTYEVSSDAREAESGRGEIYEAVFEGDRPEVFFKASPSRTVGPGEGVGIREDSEWDVPEPELGVVLYRDEIVGYTVGNDMSSRSIEGENPLYLPQAKVYDRCCAIGPCIASPATVGDPRDLELAMTIERDGETLFDDSTSTSRMVRSPEELVSYTTRHNSLPELAVVLTGTSLVPEEFTLRADDRIAIEIENVGRLENSVVTV; encoded by the coding sequence ATGCGCTACTACCGCGTGGCGACCGATCGCGGCACGAAACTCGTCGCCCGCGACGACGAGAAGGCCTACGACCTCACCGGGGCGCGCGACGGCCTCCGCGAGCTTCGCGATCTCGCCCAGGTCGCGGACGTCGTCGACACCGACGTCGACGGCGTGACCGAGCGCCTGACGGCCGACGCACCGCTGCTCGACGCCGAGTCGGTGGCCGAGCGAGCGATCCTGCCGGCGATCCCGGGCGAGGTCTGGGCCGCCGGCGTCACCTACGAGGTCAGCAGCGACGCCCGCGAGGCCGAAAGCGGCCGCGGCGAGATCTACGAGGCCGTCTTCGAGGGCGACCGTCCGGAGGTCTTCTTCAAGGCGTCCCCCTCGCGCACCGTGGGACCGGGCGAGGGCGTCGGGATCCGTGAGGACTCCGAGTGGGACGTCCCCGAACCCGAACTCGGCGTCGTGCTCTACCGCGACGAGATCGTGGGCTACACCGTCGGCAACGACATGAGCAGTCGGTCGATCGAGGGCGAGAACCCCCTCTACCTCCCGCAGGCCAAGGTCTACGACCGATGCTGTGCCATCGGTCCCTGTATCGCCTCGCCCGCGACCGTCGGCGATCCCCGAGATCTGGAGCTCGCGATGACGATCGAGCGCGACGGCGAGACGCTGTTCGACGACAGCACCTCGACCTCACGGATGGTGCGCTCACCGGAAGAACTCGTCTCGTACACCACTCGGCACAACTCACTGCCCGAACTCGCGGTGGTCCTGACCGGGACCTCGCTGGTCCCCGAGGAGTTCACGCTTCGGGCGGACGATCGGATCGCCATCGAGATCGAGAACGTCGGGCGGCTCGAAAACTCGGTCGTCACGGTCTGA
- a CDS encoding DUF7577 domain-containing protein, which yields MTELRSQVLWAGVAVLCYIVAALAFLAVVAEAGIVGPGPGSVGSVSIVGMIVSVLLFVAGGYAMNRARQGRTQTARPEQSSLPPQYRSGSPAVEPDADEWNADPGGAGDGGAIRCPECGGDNAADYAFCRHCSAELPE from the coding sequence ATGACGGAGTTGCGATCGCAGGTGCTGTGGGCCGGCGTCGCGGTTCTTTGCTACATCGTGGCCGCGCTCGCGTTTCTGGCGGTCGTGGCCGAGGCCGGAATCGTCGGTCCCGGTCCGGGATCGGTGGGGTCCGTGTCGATCGTGGGGATGATCGTCAGCGTGCTGTTGTTCGTGGCGGGCGGGTACGCGATGAATCGGGCGCGACAGGGGCGAACGCAGACGGCACGGCCCGAGCAATCATCGTTACCCCCGCAGTACCGGAGCGGGTCGCCCGCCGTCGAACCGGACGCCGACGAGTGGAACGCCGATCCTGGGGGAGCGGGTGACGGCGGAGCGATCCGCTGTCCCGAGTGCGGCGGCGATAACGCCGCGGACTACGCCTTCTGTCGACACTGCTCGGCCGAACTCCCCGAGTGA
- the rpiA gene encoding ribose-5-phosphate isomerase RpiA: protein MAKEFTYTADGEQIREWAETEDEAIERARTALDEHGIDLDSEAIREHIEIVPSPNRIKSGAEGVFDERRRRAGERAAQELIEDGMDVGLGTGSTTAWTVAEIGRLLREGELEDVRGVATSLQSHELAKETGIPLVTLDAVTELDITVDGADQYSENEPTVIKGGGGAHAREKVIDAMADELVITTDEEKATDPLDYPVPVEVMPDAREVVAEWVREAGGEPDLRMAERKDGPVFTANGNLVLDCDFGGLDDAAGRAQELDGIPGVLDHGIFLDMVDAVYLGTEEDVDTITF, encoded by the coding sequence ATGGCAAAGGAGTTCACCTACACGGCCGACGGCGAACAGATCCGCGAATGGGCGGAAACCGAAGACGAGGCGATCGAGCGGGCCCGCACGGCGCTCGACGAGCACGGGATCGATCTCGATAGCGAGGCGATCCGCGAACATATCGAAATCGTTCCGTCGCCGAATCGGATCAAGAGCGGCGCGGAGGGCGTCTTCGACGAGCGCCGGCGGCGGGCGGGCGAGCGCGCAGCGCAAGAACTCATCGAGGACGGGATGGACGTCGGGCTCGGCACCGGGAGCACGACGGCGTGGACGGTCGCCGAGATCGGGCGGCTGCTCCGCGAGGGCGAACTCGAAGACGTTCGCGGCGTGGCGACCTCGCTCCAGTCCCACGAGCTCGCAAAGGAAACCGGAATTCCGCTCGTCACGCTCGACGCGGTCACCGAGCTCGACATCACGGTCGACGGCGCGGACCAGTACTCCGAGAACGAGCCGACAGTGATAAAGGGCGGCGGCGGCGCACACGCCCGCGAGAAGGTGATCGACGCGATGGCCGACGAGCTCGTCATCACCACCGACGAGGAGAAGGCGACCGATCCACTGGACTATCCCGTTCCTGTGGAAGTGATGCCCGACGCCCGCGAGGTCGTCGCCGAGTGGGTGCGCGAGGCCGGCGGCGAGCCCGACCTCCGGATGGCCGAACGCAAGGACGGGCCGGTGTTCACCGCGAACGGCAACCTCGTGCTCGACTGTGACTTCGGCGGGCTCGACGATGCGGCAGGCAGGGCCCAGGAACTCGACGGGATCCCTGGCGTGCTCGATCACGGCATCTTCCTCGACATGGTCGATGCGGTCTATCTCGGCACCGAGGAGGACGTCGACACCATCACCTTCTGA
- a CDS encoding NADP-dependent phosphogluconate dehydrogenase has product MSGENRELGIVGLGKIGGNLARQAVGKDIRVVGFDTADRPDLDDAGVEVHDAGEYDTLVEELETPRVVYLSLPAGGLIDSELDALLDHLDEGDVVMDGGNSFWRDSMRREERAWEEGVYYLDTGTSGGPPRASEGACFMVGGKEEGFEIAEPYLDTLSVDGGLLYAGRPGSGHFVKLVHNGIEFGMLQSIAEGVELLEAGDFDVDLADVFHNWSNGAVIESWLVELMEKGLRKEDQQSDAPDLDEIPHYIEDTGEVNWLVQEAFKGETPIPVISQSVIELFKSRGNQRHAPRAVALMRHGFGEHPFGEDEHIREERFTGRVQNDVRHELRDQDDMDPLRPVDRSDD; this is encoded by the coding sequence ATGTCAGGTGAAAACCGCGAACTCGGCATCGTTGGACTGGGCAAGATCGGCGGCAACCTCGCGCGCCAGGCCGTCGGGAAGGACATCCGGGTGGTCGGGTTCGACACGGCCGATCGGCCGGATCTCGACGATGCGGGCGTCGAGGTCCACGACGCCGGCGAGTACGACACGCTGGTCGAGGAGCTCGAAACGCCGCGGGTCGTCTACCTCTCCTTGCCCGCCGGCGGGCTGATCGACAGCGAACTCGACGCCCTGCTCGACCATCTCGACGAGGGCGACGTCGTGATGGACGGCGGCAACTCCTTCTGGCGCGACTCGATGCGCCGCGAGGAGCGCGCGTGGGAGGAGGGCGTCTACTACCTCGATACGGGCACGAGCGGCGGGCCGCCGCGCGCGAGCGAGGGAGCCTGTTTCATGGTCGGCGGGAAGGAGGAGGGCTTCGAGATCGCCGAGCCGTACCTCGACACGCTCTCGGTCGACGGCGGCCTCCTCTATGCGGGCCGGCCGGGGAGCGGGCACTTCGTTAAGCTCGTCCACAACGGGATCGAGTTCGGGATGCTCCAGTCGATCGCGGAGGGGGTCGAACTCCTCGAAGCCGGCGACTTCGACGTCGATCTCGCCGACGTGTTCCACAACTGGTCGAACGGCGCGGTCATCGAGAGCTGGCTGGTCGAACTCATGGAGAAGGGCCTCCGGAAGGAGGACCAGCAATCCGACGCCCCCGACCTCGACGAGATCCCCCACTACATCGAGGACACCGGCGAAGTGAACTGGCTGGTCCAGGAGGCGTTCAAGGGCGAGACCCCCATTCCCGTGATCAGCCAGTCGGTGATCGAGCTGTTCAAATCCCGTGGCAACCAGCGCCACGCCCCGCGTGCGGTCGCGCTGATGCGCCACGGGTTCGGCGAACACCCCTTCGGCGAGGACGAACACATCAGAGAAGAGCGGTTCACCGGTCGGGTCCAGAACGACGTCCGGCACGAACTCCGCGATCAGGACGATATGGACCCGCTCCGACCGGTCGATCGATCCGACGACTGA